The Leucobacter sp. UCMA 4100 genome window below encodes:
- a CDS encoding CpaF family protein encodes MTAHATSPIAQHGLSFVQLRAFGPLAPLLEQPGLRDILVQVRDGRGEVWVDVGQGVQHLDRLAPAPSQIADLARSMVEQGGRSLDELHPYANVRLGSGIRVHAVLAPLVPEAAALSIRVPRPERPDYRKLVRAGLCEPAVALMLYEAVRTKKNLLLTGATGSGKTTLLAALLDEVPSNERIVSLEDVRELKLRHPHHLALEARLANAEGRGAVSVDVLLAETLRMRPDRIVVGECRGPELVTLMAALNTGHDGGAGTLHASTLDDVPARLEALGLLAGLSREALARQAASAFQYVVHLEREGQRHRISAVGALELNDAHTLQVHTIHRGAARGS; translated from the coding sequence ATGACTGCTCACGCGACATCGCCCATCGCTCAACACGGGCTGAGCTTTGTCCAGCTGCGTGCTTTCGGGCCGCTCGCGCCGCTCCTTGAGCAGCCTGGGCTGCGCGACATTTTGGTGCAGGTTAGAGACGGGCGAGGCGAGGTATGGGTCGACGTGGGGCAGGGCGTGCAACACCTTGACCGGTTAGCGCCCGCGCCCTCGCAAATCGCCGACCTTGCCCGCTCGATGGTTGAGCAGGGCGGTCGTAGTCTTGACGAATTGCATCCGTACGCGAACGTGCGTTTAGGCAGCGGCATTCGCGTTCACGCGGTTCTCGCGCCCCTCGTGCCAGAGGCCGCTGCTCTTTCGATTCGTGTGCCTCGCCCCGAACGTCCTGACTACCGCAAACTCGTTCGAGCCGGGCTCTGCGAGCCAGCGGTCGCGTTGATGCTGTACGAGGCGGTGCGAACGAAGAAGAATCTACTTCTGACAGGTGCAACCGGTAGCGGCAAGACGACGCTGCTCGCCGCCTTGCTCGACGAGGTGCCTTCGAACGAACGCATCGTTTCGCTCGAAGACGTCAGAGAGCTGAAGCTCAGACACCCGCACCACCTCGCACTCGAGGCACGGCTCGCTAATGCCGAGGGCCGTGGCGCCGTCTCGGTCGACGTGTTGCTCGCCGAAACACTGCGCATGCGCCCTGACCGCATCGTCGTCGGTGAGTGCCGTGGGCCAGAACTTGTGACGCTCATGGCGGCGTTGAACACCGGGCACGATGGCGGGGCCGGCACATTGCACGCGAGCACCCTCGACGACGTTCCGGCGAGACTCGAGGCCCTGGGACTGCTCGCTGGCCTTTCGCGCGAGGCCCTCGCGAGGCAAGCGGCCTCGGCCTTCCAGTACGTGGTTCATCTTGAGCGCGAAGGCCAGAGACACCGCATTAGCGCGGTCGGTGCACTCGAGTTGAATGATGCGCACACGTTACAGGTTCACACGATTCATCGTGGGGCGGCGCGTGGCTCGTGA
- the topA gene encoding type I DNA topoisomerase, which translates to MAKSKKLVIVESPTKAKTIGAFLGPEYDVIASVGHIRDLAEPSELPADLKKGPFGKFGVDVDNGFAPYYVVGANKKKTVTDLKRALKEADELWLATDEDREGEAIAWHLLEVLKPKVPVRRMVFHEITQEAIEHAVENTRDLDHALVDAQETRRILDRLYGYDISPVLWRKVAPKLSAGRVQSAATRLVVDRERERLAYRTAEYWDLVASFVPGAEAKDSTAFEARAVRLDGKKIASGSDFGDDGQLTSSAERNAVTVLSEAQAKEIEKALEAAARATVVGVETKPHTRRPAAPFTTSTLQQEASRKLRFSSRQTMSIAQSLYENGHITYMRTDSPTLSAQAINAARSQAAELYGAQTVPDKPRVYQGKSKGAQEAHEAIRPAGDAFQKPSALKKTLTSSEFALYDLIWKRTVASQMADAKGSTDTVTLTADATGKTIEFTASGTVITFPGFLLAYEEGTDERRGDATRQNVVLPQLAEGDPLTIEEPEAKEHRTSPPPRYTEASLTKRLEELGIGRPSTYAAIISTIMDRGYVTKKGQALVPSWIAFSVVRLLEEHFDELVDYDFTAKMESELDGIAMGNTDRTEWLKGFYFGADDHPGLRGVVDNLGEIDARAINTIRIDDEISLRNGKYGPYLEVLDDKCEVSEETGEVKPRIVNIPDGLAPDELTPEKAHELADQEPLEDRVVGVNPDTGLNVVAKNGRFGPYVTEVHEDPLPKGEKPRTASLFKSMETETIDLETALKLLNLPREVGVDPETENVITAQNGRYGAYLKKGTDTRSLPSEDAIFDIDLAGALELFSQPKYGGRKAASALKEFAADPVSGKPIKVKDGRFGPYVTDGETNATIPRGETVEEITFERAVELIAIKRAKGPAKKKAPAKKKAPAKKTAAKKATATTKKAVDPARSAAAKKAAATRAANKAAAEAAQKSDG; encoded by the coding sequence GTGGCGAAATCCAAGAAGCTAGTCATTGTCGAGTCACCGACAAAGGCCAAGACCATTGGCGCCTTTTTGGGTCCCGAGTACGATGTGATCGCCTCTGTCGGTCACATTCGTGACTTGGCTGAGCCTTCAGAGCTCCCAGCTGACTTGAAAAAAGGCCCCTTCGGCAAGTTTGGCGTTGACGTCGATAACGGGTTCGCGCCGTACTACGTCGTGGGTGCGAACAAAAAGAAGACGGTTACCGACCTGAAGAGGGCGCTCAAGGAAGCAGACGAACTCTGGCTCGCAACTGATGAGGACCGCGAGGGAGAGGCAATCGCGTGGCACCTTCTTGAGGTGCTGAAGCCGAAGGTCCCGGTTCGTCGAATGGTCTTCCACGAGATCACGCAGGAAGCTATCGAACACGCGGTTGAAAACACGCGCGATCTCGATCACGCACTCGTCGATGCTCAAGAAACCCGCCGCATCCTTGACCGGCTGTATGGCTACGATATTTCGCCCGTGCTCTGGCGCAAGGTTGCCCCGAAGCTCTCGGCTGGTCGCGTGCAGTCGGCCGCGACGAGGCTCGTTGTTGATCGTGAACGTGAGCGTCTTGCCTACCGCACCGCAGAGTACTGGGACCTCGTTGCCTCATTCGTACCGGGCGCCGAGGCCAAAGACAGCACCGCGTTCGAAGCGCGGGCTGTTCGCCTCGACGGCAAGAAGATTGCTTCGGGCAGTGACTTCGGTGATGACGGCCAGCTCACTTCCTCTGCTGAGCGCAATGCTGTAACCGTGCTCAGCGAGGCGCAGGCGAAAGAGATCGAAAAGGCGCTCGAGGCCGCAGCACGGGCAACCGTCGTTGGCGTTGAAACGAAGCCACACACACGCCGTCCCGCAGCTCCCTTCACCACATCGACCTTGCAGCAGGAAGCGTCGCGTAAGCTGCGTTTCAGCTCGCGTCAGACCATGTCGATTGCGCAGTCACTGTATGAAAATGGTCACATTACGTATATGCGTACCGACTCACCGACGCTCTCGGCACAGGCCATCAACGCCGCCAGGTCACAGGCAGCTGAGCTCTATGGCGCCCAGACGGTGCCCGACAAACCCCGGGTGTACCAGGGCAAGTCGAAGGGTGCTCAAGAGGCCCACGAGGCAATTCGCCCAGCCGGCGATGCCTTCCAGAAGCCAAGCGCCCTGAAAAAGACGCTGACTTCGAGTGAGTTCGCACTGTACGACCTGATCTGGAAGCGTACCGTCGCGAGCCAGATGGCCGACGCCAAGGGCTCGACCGACACGGTGACACTCACCGCCGATGCCACTGGAAAAACCATCGAGTTCACCGCGAGTGGAACGGTCATCACGTTCCCCGGCTTTCTGCTGGCCTATGAAGAAGGCACCGATGAGCGACGCGGCGACGCGACCCGCCAGAACGTCGTGTTGCCGCAGCTTGCTGAGGGCGATCCGCTCACGATCGAAGAACCAGAGGCCAAAGAACACCGCACCTCGCCACCACCGCGTTACACCGAGGCGAGCCTCACGAAGCGTCTCGAAGAGCTTGGCATTGGGCGTCCGTCAACGTACGCCGCCATTATCAGCACGATCATGGATCGCGGCTATGTCACCAAGAAGGGGCAGGCTCTCGTGCCGAGCTGGATCGCCTTCTCGGTTGTTCGCCTGCTCGAAGAGCACTTTGATGAGCTCGTCGATTACGACTTCACCGCGAAGATGGAGAGCGAACTCGACGGAATCGCGATGGGAAACACCGATCGCACCGAGTGGCTCAAAGGCTTTTACTTCGGTGCTGACGACCACCCAGGTCTACGTGGAGTCGTTGACAACCTCGGTGAGATTGACGCGCGAGCGATTAACACCATTCGTATCGACGATGAGATCTCGCTGCGCAACGGAAAGTACGGCCCGTACCTCGAAGTGCTCGACGATAAGTGCGAGGTGAGCGAAGAGACGGGTGAGGTGAAACCTCGTATCGTGAACATTCCCGACGGCCTCGCTCCCGACGAGCTCACGCCTGAAAAAGCGCATGAGCTCGCTGACCAGGAGCCGCTTGAAGACCGCGTTGTCGGCGTGAACCCCGACACCGGGCTCAACGTCGTTGCCAAGAACGGCCGTTTCGGTCCCTACGTCACCGAGGTGCACGAAGATCCGCTGCCTAAGGGTGAGAAGCCACGCACCGCCTCGCTCTTCAAGTCAATGGAGACCGAGACGATTGATCTCGAAACCGCGCTCAAACTCTTGAACCTCCCGCGCGAGGTCGGAGTCGACCCCGAAACCGAGAACGTCATCACCGCTCAGAACGGTCGGTACGGTGCGTACCTCAAGAAGGGCACCGACACTCGATCGCTGCCGAGCGAAGACGCGATCTTTGACATTGATCTTGCTGGTGCTCTCGAGCTCTTCTCGCAGCCGAAGTACGGCGGGCGCAAAGCGGCAAGCGCACTCAAGGAGTTCGCGGCTGACCCGGTGAGCGGCAAGCCGATCAAGGTGAAAGATGGCCGTTTCGGCCCGTATGTCACCGACGGCGAGACGAACGCGACGATTCCCCGTGGCGAAACCGTTGAAGAGATCACCTTCGAACGTGCCGTCGAACTCATCGCGATTAAGCGAGCGAAGGGCCCCGCCAAGAAGAAGGCACCCGCGAAGAAGAAAGCACCTGCGAAGAAGACCGCGGCAAAGAAGGCGACCGCAACCACGAAAAAAGCCGTGGATCCCGCCCGATCCGCCGCAGCCAAGAAAGCTGCCGCGACGCGCGCAGCAAACAAGGCAGCGGCCGAGGCCGCTCAGAAATCTGACGGCTAA
- a CDS encoding helicase, with translation MSAPVTVALIAGSLVIGAAGLHVASALEGSQRAASVADNAALAAADRAFGWASGDPCDGAALVASAGQAEVTSCEVASDAVIVSVRVITGLGATTNTAKAGINGARLGM, from the coding sequence GTGAGCGCCCCCGTGACCGTTGCCCTTATCGCTGGCTCCCTCGTGATCGGGGCGGCAGGTTTGCACGTCGCTTCCGCGCTTGAGGGGAGCCAGCGGGCGGCGAGCGTTGCCGATAATGCTGCGCTCGCCGCCGCTGACCGCGCCTTTGGCTGGGCTTCGGGTGACCCCTGTGACGGTGCCGCTCTCGTTGCGTCCGCCGGGCAGGCCGAGGTCACCTCGTGCGAGGTAGCGAGCGATGCCGTCATCGTTTCTGTGAGGGTCATAACCGGGCTTGGCGCCACCACGAACACGGCGAAAGCTGGCATCAACGGTGCCCGGTTGGGCATGTGA
- a CDS encoding TadE/TadG family type IV pilus assembly protein, whose protein sequence is MNLLKCERGASTAEFAILVPIIAMVVAIVVTALVLSGTRVALVAGAHDIARLEARGDNTLAATREARLPPGAVVVREQRGQLLCVEVSFAKRTGVLAALRVSGEGCALVSQETA, encoded by the coding sequence ATGAACCTTCTCAAGTGTGAACGTGGGGCCAGCACCGCTGAGTTCGCGATTCTCGTTCCGATTATTGCCATGGTTGTCGCCATCGTGGTTACTGCTCTGGTGCTCTCAGGAACCCGTGTTGCTCTCGTCGCGGGAGCGCACGACATCGCGAGACTTGAAGCGAGGGGCGACAACACTCTTGCCGCGACTCGCGAGGCCCGGTTGCCTCCAGGTGCCGTTGTGGTCAGGGAGCAACGTGGTCAGCTGCTCTGCGTTGAGGTGAGTTTTGCGAAACGTACCGGGGTGCTCGCGGCACTGAGGGTATCGGGCGAGGGCTGCGCTCTCGTTTCTCAGGAGACGGCGTGA
- a CDS encoding type II secretion system F family protein — protein sequence MTREAAVFAAEAASLMRGGMLPRRALAHLAASQGPSAAVASSAIRQGERGGEGALVFEAQQGEQWRLLTAAWIIAELSGAPVAGAFERMAEAFSEISEVSRKRRVLLAGPQSTVLLISALPLVALLGGQLLGIDAFAQLATPQGAIAGVVGLLLLVLGVSWGLSMVRSVGRHDHVGGSEAELLAIALMGGAGVREAKRIVVHTVDEAQALWADLDAFAEQGALTLLIERGRESGVSLHELLLLHAAERRADGRSGLETAAERLAVKVLVPLGLCVLPSLICLGVVPIMLGLLGG from the coding sequence GTGACCCGTGAGGCAGCGGTGTTTGCGGCCGAGGCTGCTTCGCTTATGAGGGGTGGCATGTTGCCACGTCGGGCCCTGGCGCATCTCGCGGCGAGCCAGGGGCCTTCTGCCGCGGTCGCGAGCTCGGCGATCCGCCAGGGAGAACGCGGGGGCGAAGGCGCGCTGGTGTTCGAAGCGCAGCAAGGCGAGCAATGGAGGCTGCTCACCGCGGCGTGGATCATTGCCGAGCTGTCGGGTGCTCCGGTTGCCGGGGCGTTTGAGCGCATGGCCGAAGCGTTCAGCGAGATTTCTGAGGTGTCGAGGAAACGCAGGGTGTTGCTTGCTGGCCCCCAGAGCACAGTGTTGCTGATTTCTGCGCTGCCGCTTGTTGCGCTGCTCGGTGGGCAACTGCTTGGAATCGATGCGTTTGCTCAGCTGGCGACACCGCAGGGGGCGATTGCTGGGGTGGTCGGGCTTCTGTTGCTCGTGCTCGGTGTGAGTTGGGGGCTCTCGATGGTGCGGAGCGTGGGGCGTCACGATCATGTTGGAGGGAGCGAGGCCGAGCTCCTCGCCATCGCCTTGATGGGCGGTGCTGGGGTTCGTGAGGCAAAACGAATCGTCGTTCACACCGTCGATGAAGCGCAGGCGTTGTGGGCCGATCTTGACGCATTTGCTGAACAGGGTGCTCTGACGTTGCTCATTGAGCGAGGCCGAGAGAGCGGTGTTTCGTTGCATGAGCTGTTGCTGTTACATGCGGCTGAACGGCGCGCAGATGGCAGGAGTGGTCTAGAAACCGCGGCGGAGCGACTTGCCGTGAAGGTGCTGGTTCCGTTGGGGTTGTGTGTGCTTCCGTCGCTTATTTGCCTCGGGGTTGTTCCGATCATGCTGGGGCTTTTAGGGGGATGA
- a CDS encoding DUF4177 domain-containing protein, with translation MTAEPSETHVTWEYFVTPLMLHSEAQILNNWGAQGWELVQIIEGPAGGNVAYLKRKAH, from the coding sequence ATGACCGCAGAGCCATCAGAAACTCACGTGACGTGGGAGTATTTTGTTACTCCCCTGATGCTTCATTCTGAAGCACAGATTCTGAACAACTGGGGCGCCCAGGGGTGGGAATTGGTGCAGATTATTGAGGGCCCAGCGGGCGGTAACGTTGCATATCTTAAAAGGAAGGCACACTAA
- a CDS encoding DUF4244 domain-containing protein, whose protein sequence is MNTISPPTNRPEGFSTGRRDRTEVPGREAEPYEDEELAACAQGQSPSSLSQRLLSPLRDDKGAATAEYAIVIMAAVALAGVLVAIMRSGEVQAMLLNLVQQAFSAAG, encoded by the coding sequence ATGAACACGATTTCACCGCCCACGAACCGGCCCGAGGGCTTCTCGACCGGTAGGCGCGACAGAACAGAGGTGCCGGGACGGGAGGCAGAGCCGTATGAAGACGAAGAGCTGGCGGCTTGTGCTCAAGGTCAAAGCCCTTCTTCACTCTCGCAGCGATTGCTTTCGCCTCTTCGAGATGACAAGGGAGCCGCCACCGCCGAGTATGCCATTGTCATTATGGCTGCGGTTGCGCTCGCTGGCGTACTCGTTGCCATCATGAGAAGTGGCGAGGTGCAGGCGATGCTCCTGAATCTCGTGCAGCAGGCCTTCTCAGCTGCGGGATGA
- a CDS encoding anaerobic C4-dicarboxylate transporter family protein → MDVALFVTQLLVVLGCIVMGTRSSGVGLGLWGGAGVAILVFVFRLVPGAPPVDALLIVLAVVLASSMMQSAGGIDWMVSVAAKLIARNPKQITLVAPLVSFLFSVGAGTSNILYPLLPVIQDLSYRNGVRPSRPLSLSVVATGVALACSPVSAAMAAMVTLTDTAPWNFELVDILKVTIPAAIVGIVLSSIVVNKLGKEIADDPEIQARIASGEIPAPSANAAAVQAEVTVTKTGRNAAIIFLLGVAAIVCFGLFKGLRPLDADGGPIAMTPIIEIVMFVVGTLILVICRPKVSEIPTMSVFKAGMVSAIALFGLAWLTDTFLGAHSEAIAGGVGGLVTAAPWIFALGVFLVCVLTTSQSTATRTIVPIGLAAGIPLGLLTGMWAGAFAGIYLLPTNGSQIAAANFDHSGSTKLGTKLVDHSFFLPSIILAVTTIAAGALFGMVWG, encoded by the coding sequence GTGGATGTCGCGCTCTTCGTAACGCAACTGCTGGTCGTGCTCGGGTGCATCGTGATGGGCACGAGATCAAGCGGAGTAGGCCTCGGCCTCTGGGGCGGCGCTGGCGTCGCAATCCTCGTGTTCGTCTTCAGGCTCGTGCCGGGTGCGCCACCCGTTGATGCGCTCCTGATCGTGCTCGCAGTGGTTCTCGCATCATCGATGATGCAGTCAGCGGGCGGCATCGATTGGATGGTCTCGGTTGCTGCAAAACTGATCGCGAGAAACCCGAAGCAGATCACGCTCGTGGCTCCGCTCGTGTCGTTTCTCTTCTCGGTCGGTGCAGGCACCTCAAACATTCTTTACCCGCTCCTGCCGGTCATTCAAGATCTTTCGTATCGCAACGGCGTGAGGCCCTCGAGGCCACTCTCGCTCTCGGTTGTCGCCACCGGCGTTGCCCTCGCGTGTAGCCCCGTCTCTGCCGCAATGGCCGCGATGGTCACACTGACCGACACTGCTCCATGGAACTTCGAACTCGTTGACATTCTGAAGGTCACGATCCCCGCAGCAATCGTTGGCATCGTGCTCTCGAGCATCGTCGTCAACAAACTCGGCAAAGAGATCGCTGATGATCCAGAGATTCAGGCACGCATTGCCTCAGGCGAGATCCCTGCTCCGTCGGCGAATGCCGCCGCAGTTCAAGCCGAGGTCACCGTGACGAAGACGGGCCGCAATGCAGCAATCATCTTTTTGCTCGGAGTTGCCGCGATCGTGTGCTTTGGCCTTTTCAAAGGACTGCGCCCACTTGACGCCGATGGCGGCCCCATCGCGATGACTCCGATTATCGAGATCGTGATGTTCGTCGTCGGTACGTTGATCCTCGTTATCTGCCGCCCTAAGGTCTCCGAGATCCCGACAATGTCGGTGTTCAAGGCGGGTATGGTTTCAGCCATCGCTCTCTTCGGGCTTGCCTGGCTCACCGACACTTTCTTGGGGGCACACTCAGAAGCGATCGCTGGAGGGGTAGGCGGCCTTGTTACTGCCGCACCGTGGATCTTCGCGCTCGGTGTCTTCCTCGTGTGCGTGCTCACGACGAGCCAGTCGACGGCGACGCGAACCATCGTGCCAATCGGACTCGCCGCGGGTATTCCGCTCGGTCTTCTGACCGGCATGTGGGCGGGCGCCTTCGCCGGCATTTATCTGTTGCCCACCAACGGCTCGCAAATTGCCGCGGCTAACTTCGACCATTCGGGTTCGACGAAGCTCGGCACAAAGCTCGTCGACCACTCGTTCTTCCTGCCCAGCATCATCCTCGCGGTGACAACCATCGCCGCCGGAGCGCTCTTCGGGATGGTCTGGGGTTAG
- the tmk gene encoding dTMP kinase encodes MPATRAGLFVTFEGGDGAGKTTQAEALQAWLESSGHTVCRTREPGGTAVGQNIRNLLLHTDVAIDPKAEALLYAADRAQHVAEIVRPALSRGEVVVQDRYIDSSLAYQGAGRVLNTDEVLRLSEWATGTLWPDLTVLLDIDPAAAASRMAHRGESPDRLEREAVAFHTAVREGFLALAAAHPERYLIVDATSARDVIQQAIRERLAPLLPAAA; translated from the coding sequence ATGCCAGCAACGCGAGCCGGTCTCTTCGTCACCTTTGAAGGTGGCGACGGGGCCGGCAAAACGACCCAGGCCGAGGCCCTGCAAGCATGGCTTGAGAGCAGCGGCCACACCGTGTGCCGCACCCGTGAGCCGGGTGGTACCGCTGTCGGGCAGAACATTCGTAACCTGCTTCTGCACACCGACGTTGCGATCGATCCCAAAGCCGAAGCGTTGCTCTACGCGGCCGACCGCGCGCAGCATGTCGCTGAGATCGTTCGCCCGGCGCTTTCGCGCGGTGAAGTGGTTGTGCAAGATCGGTACATCGACTCGTCGCTGGCCTATCAGGGCGCAGGCCGGGTACTCAATACCGACGAGGTGCTGCGTCTTAGCGAGTGGGCGACCGGAACGTTGTGGCCCGATCTCACGGTGCTGCTCGACATCGACCCTGCCGCAGCAGCGAGCCGCATGGCGCACCGCGGCGAGAGCCCAGACCGTCTCGAGCGCGAGGCCGTCGCCTTTCACACGGCGGTGCGCGAGGGATTCCTCGCCCTTGCCGCGGCTCACCCCGAGCGCTACCTCATCGTCGATGCGACATCAGCTCGCGACGTCATTCAGCAGGCCATTCGCGAGCGGCTCGCGCCGCTTCTACCGGCTGCTGCTTGA
- a CDS encoding RidA family protein, whose amino-acid sequence MSVIEQRIEELGFTVPEVAAPVAAYAAAQRNGNFVYTSGQLPLVEGALPYTGKVGAGVTPEEAAELARVCALNGLAAARGVLGSLDKIKQVVKVTAFVASDPSFTGQPAVANGASVFLGQVFGDAGIHVRSAVGVAALPLDAPVEVEFVFEVTE is encoded by the coding sequence ATGTCAGTAATTGAACAGCGCATCGAAGAACTCGGTTTCACGGTCCCTGAGGTGGCGGCACCTGTTGCGGCCTACGCTGCGGCTCAGCGAAACGGAAACTTTGTATATACGAGCGGCCAGCTGCCTCTCGTCGAGGGCGCGCTGCCTTACACCGGCAAGGTCGGCGCGGGCGTTACCCCAGAAGAAGCCGCAGAGCTCGCTCGCGTGTGCGCACTGAACGGTCTCGCTGCTGCTCGCGGTGTGCTCGGCTCGCTCGACAAGATCAAGCAGGTTGTTAAGGTGACGGCTTTCGTCGCGTCAGATCCTTCATTCACCGGCCAGCCAGCGGTAGCAAACGGCGCATCGGTTTTCCTCGGCCAGGTTTTCGGCGACGCGGGCATTCACGTTCGCTCGGCCGTTGGCGTTGCGGCTCTGCCGCTTGACGCTCCCGTTGAGGTTGAGTTTGTGTTTGAGGTTACTGAGTAA
- a CDS encoding N-formylglutamate amidohydrolase — protein MSTAAHLDVIPRGTVFTPESITHYAHPQERSLEQAISDADVLVTTPHSGAAIPEEVTEFLSPSLTRRLQYDYSDVATAAIVRRWAEIDPRIVAVINPHPRLIRDPNRAKPADVRADLAEAIRRVREAGPWQRVDLTGVDAVRPVTFSFFPILEIPHSEAGLKRLVDTFAETAEQGLGVYERTRDDLTQRFLEQGLQRGGHFTRLSFHDTMNTTTTRDGAVNVERKPEDRLPDVVALSNRGDHRGEQRPGAEHPTMQPAALRALAEAHRSGFEVTHDDAVQLNQPYLGSQEILAAGSQFDSMRDEAEAANLTLAAVQAEFLREFLLGARATIELHEPGTEWIEENDRHIDTIAHACKRSWDAFRTVNG, from the coding sequence ATGAGCACAGCAGCACACCTCGACGTCATACCTCGCGGCACTGTTTTCACGCCCGAGAGCATCACACACTATGCGCATCCGCAGGAACGTAGCCTCGAACAGGCCATCAGCGATGCCGACGTGCTCGTCACGACGCCCCACTCAGGCGCGGCGATTCCTGAGGAGGTCACTGAGTTCCTCTCCCCCTCACTCACCCGACGCCTGCAATACGATTACAGCGATGTCGCCACAGCGGCGATCGTGCGACGATGGGCCGAGATCGACCCGCGCATCGTTGCGGTGATTAATCCGCACCCGAGGCTGATCCGCGACCCGAACCGGGCAAAGCCCGCCGACGTACGAGCCGATCTCGCCGAGGCGATTCGGCGCGTACGCGAGGCCGGGCCGTGGCAGCGCGTCGATCTCACCGGCGTTGATGCCGTGCGCCCCGTGACGTTCTCGTTCTTTCCCATTCTCGAGATTCCTCATTCTGAGGCCGGGTTGAAACGTCTTGTCGACACATTTGCCGAGACCGCTGAGCAGGGGCTCGGGGTATACGAACGCACCCGCGACGACCTCACGCAGCGGTTCCTTGAGCAGGGGCTGCAACGCGGCGGCCACTTCACGCGGCTTTCGTTTCACGACACGATGAACACCACAACCACGAGAGACGGGGCTGTGAACGTCGAACGAAAGCCCGAAGACCGCCTACCCGATGTCGTCGCGCTCTCAAACCGTGGCGACCACCGCGGCGAACAGCGGCCAGGTGCCGAGCACCCAACCATGCAGCCTGCAGCGCTCCGTGCCCTCGCTGAGGCACACCGCAGCGGCTTCGAGGTGACGCACGACGACGCCGTTCAGCTCAATCAGCCATACCTCGGAAGCCAGGAAATTCTCGCGGCCGGCAGCCAGTTCGATTCGATGCGTGACGAGGCAGAAGCAGCGAACCTTACGCTCGCGGCCGTTCAAGCAGAGTTTCTGCGCGAGTTTTTACTCGGCGCGCGTGCAACCATCGAGCTCCACGAGCCCGGAACCGAGTGGATCGAAGAGAACGACCGGCACATCGATACCATCGCTCACGCGTGCAAGCGGTCATGGGATGCTTTTCGGACTGTGAACGGCTAA